The Punica granatum isolate Tunisia-2019 chromosome 4, ASM765513v2, whole genome shotgun sequence genome has a window encoding:
- the LOC116202989 gene encoding heavy metal-associated isoprenylated plant protein 24-like produces MGVEGTIDYFADLLSNLKKKKKKQTQTVALKVRMDCEGCARKMKAVLSNVKGAKSVDVDLKQQKVTVTGYVNQKRVLEAAKATKKKVEPWPYVPYTLEAHPYVSQAYDKKAPANHVRAVPKTATITETTVDSQYTEMFSDDNPNACSIM; encoded by the exons ATGGGAGTCGAAGGCACCATAGATTACTTCGCTGACTTGCTCAGCAAtctcaagaagaagaagaagaagcagacaCAAACCGTCGCTCTCAAGGTCCGCATGGACTGCGAGGGCTGCGCTCGCAAGATGAAGGCTGTTCTCTCCAACGTCAAAG GGGCTAAGTCGGTCGACGTGGACTTGAAGCAGCAGAAGGTGACGGTGACGGGGTACGTGAACCAGAAGAGGGTGCTGGAGGCTGCCAAGGCGACGAAGAAGAAGGTGGAGCCGTGGCCGTACGTCCCCTACACCCTAGAAGCTCATCCCTACGTGTCTCAGGCTTACGACAAGAAGGCACCGGCCAACCATGTCCGGGCCGTCCCGAAAACTGCCACCATCACGGAGACCACCGTGGACAGTCAATACACTGAGATGTTCAGCGATGACAACCCGAACGCTTGCTCCATCATGTAG